A single Fusobacterium hominis DNA region contains:
- a CDS encoding carbohydrate ABC transporter permease, whose product MKIKVGTDEKIFYIVNYVLLAIFAVMFLYPIVYVFSAAVSNPYFVETGSVVLIPKGFNFNSFKSAMQLSGIWRAYGNSIFITVFGTIVSMFFTITGAYVLSKPELKFRKFLTFMVIVTMWFDPGMIPKYLNFRDLQMINSYSGIILGFAINTFNVIILKSFFEAVPKSLEESARIDGASQFQIMTKIYLPLSTSAITTVSLFYAVSRWNGYFWTMVLLTDDEKAPLQVFLKKLIVEKNMAGEASQMITPESLTSPQTVIYAVIALSLIPILMVYPFIQKFFRKGVTLGAVKG is encoded by the coding sequence ATGAAAATTAAAGTTGGAACAGATGAAAAAATATTTTATATAGTAAACTATGTACTTCTTGCTATTTTTGCAGTAATGTTTTTATATCCAATAGTTTATGTATTTTCAGCAGCAGTAAGCAATCCATATTTTGTTGAGACTGGTTCTGTTGTTTTAATACCAAAAGGATTTAACTTTAACTCATTTAAAAGTGCTATGCAGTTATCAGGAATTTGGAGAGCTTATGGGAACTCGATTTTTATAACGGTCTTTGGAACAATTGTTAGTATGTTTTTTACAATTACAGGTGCTTACGTTCTTTCAAAACCAGAATTAAAATTTAGAAAGTTTTTAACTTTTATGGTAATAGTTACAATGTGGTTTGATCCTGGAATGATACCTAAATATCTAAATTTTAGAGATTTACAAATGATTAATAGTTATAGTGGAATAATACTAGGGTTTGCTATAAATACATTTAACGTTATAATTTTAAAATCTTTCTTTGAAGCAGTACCTAAATCATTGGAGGAATCTGCAAGAATAGATGGAGCATCTCAATTTCAAATAATGACAAAAATATACTTGCCGTTATCAACATCTGCAATTACAACAGTATCTTTATTTTATGCTGTTTCAAGATGGAATGGATATTTCTGGACAATGGTTCTTTTAACAGATGATGAAAAAGCGCCTTTACAAGTATTTTTGAAAAAATTAATAGTTGAAAAAAATATGGCTGGAGAAGCTAGTCAAATGATAACACCAGAAAGTTTAACATCACCACAAACAGTTATTTATGCAGTAATAGCCTTATCTTTAATTCCTATTCTTATGGTTTACCCATTTATTCAAAAGTTCTTTAGAAAAGGGGTAACTTTAGGAGCGGTAAAAGGATAG
- a CDS encoding extracellular solute-binding protein: protein MRKKVIIAIMCSLALLGCKNETVNDSKPTKKLEGSVISEKHKEFTMFGIFQGKAFDSELPVFKKAEEMTNVKMVGVASKNQSDEVQAYNLMLSAGNLPDVIAYELTTDLEKLGTDGGLIPLEKLIDENAPNIKKFWEQYPEFKKDAIAADGHIYMIPNYNDVKQLSLTQQYYIRKDWLNKLGLKEPTTVDELYTVLVAFRDQDPNGNGKKDEVPIFLRGNIVRKILMPLTDIFKAQVVWYVKDGVPTFGPVEENYKDAMINLSKWYKEGLIDKEIFTRGMTSRDYMLTNNLGGYTNDWPSAGTYTARMQGTIPGFDFSVTLPPAYKGNNKTFFARPNYMGAWGITTAAKDPVTIIKYFDFWYSEEGRRLWNYGIEGEDYVMVDGKPKFTDKILKDPDGRNPVGLVRQSGAQYRLGMFQDADAEKQTSGVEAVKAMELYVNNGVVSLPMPQLKYTQEELKEFLKIESQLRSVTEEMGQKWILGVSNVEKDWDSYIKRLDTLGLKRAQEIQKKAYERFMKN, encoded by the coding sequence ATGAGAAAAAAAGTAATAATAGCAATAATGTGTAGCTTAGCATTATTAGGATGTAAAAATGAAACAGTAAATGATTCTAAACCAACAAAAAAATTAGAAGGATCAGTAATAAGCGAAAAACATAAAGAATTTACTATGTTTGGAATTTTCCAAGGAAAAGCTTTTGATTCAGAATTGCCAGTATTTAAAAAAGCCGAAGAAATGACAAATGTAAAAATGGTAGGAGTAGCTTCTAAAAATCAAAGTGATGAAGTTCAGGCGTATAATTTAATGTTATCAGCAGGTAATTTACCAGATGTTATAGCATATGAATTAACTACTGATTTAGAAAAGCTTGGAACAGATGGAGGATTAATTCCACTAGAAAAATTAATAGATGAAAATGCACCAAATATCAAAAAGTTTTGGGAGCAGTATCCGGAATTTAAAAAAGATGCAATAGCAGCAGATGGACATATTTATATGATTCCAAACTATAATGATGTAAAGCAACTGAGTTTAACACAACAATACTATATTAGAAAAGATTGGTTAAATAAATTAGGACTTAAAGAACCAACAACTGTAGATGAACTTTACACTGTTTTAGTGGCATTTAGAGATCAAGATCCAAATGGAAATGGGAAAAAAGATGAAGTACCAATCTTTTTAAGAGGAAATATTGTAAGAAAAATTTTAATGCCATTAACAGATATATTTAAAGCACAAGTTGTATGGTATGTAAAAGATGGAGTACCTACATTTGGACCAGTTGAAGAAAACTACAAAGATGCAATGATAAATTTATCAAAATGGTATAAAGAAGGTCTAATAGATAAAGAAATTTTTACTAGAGGAATGACATCAAGAGATTACATGTTGACAAATAACTTAGGTGGATATACTAATGATTGGCCAAGTGCAGGAACTTATACTGCTAGAATGCAAGGAACAATACCTGGATTTGATTTTTCAGTAACATTACCACCTGCCTATAAAGGAAATAATAAAACATTCTTTGCAAGACCAAATTACATGGGAGCATGGGGAATTACTACAGCTGCTAAAGATCCAGTGACAATAATTAAATACTTTGATTTTTGGTATTCAGAAGAAGGTAGAAGATTATGGAACTATGGAATAGAAGGCGAAGATTACGTTATGGTAGATGGAAAGCCAAAGTTTACAGATAAAATTTTAAAGGATCCCGATGGAAGAAATCCAGTAGGATTAGTAAGACAAAGTGGAGCACAATATAGACTTGGAATGTTCCAAGATGCAGATGCAGAAAAGCAAACATCTGGTGTAGAAGCTGTAAAGGCAATGGAACTATATGTAAATAATGGAGTAGTTAGCCTACCTATGCCACAATTAAAATATACTCAAGAAGAATTGAAAGAATTTTTAAAGATAGAATCACAACTTCGTTCTGTTACAGAAGAGATGGGGCAAAAATGGATTTTGGGTGTTTCTAATGTAGAAAAAGATTGGGATAGTTATATTAAAAGATTAGATACTTTAGGTCTTAAAAGAGCTCAAGAAATACAAAAGAAAGCTTATGAAAGATTTATGAAAAATTAG
- a CDS encoding autotransporter outer membrane beta-barrel domain-containing protein — translation MNKRKMLMLLSLIVAANSYATLYPNKDKQTTEVNQKMLTEKHLTDATVISVKDGNIVKILDDVKINKEHSNSKQVKKFVNINTKDKGISVNEGDIAYQNKGGKELEIVSIQSGNFLNKGNISVDGQKSFGINMTGSDIYTENSGVINTSNDAIGVNIKNDKSSFKNNKEGIINVSNKGIGININGGKVENSGKIISDGINSIGININKGDVTNNGEIISNDGAIGVNIKGGSFTNAGVINAKGINSDGVRIEKGEFITSEDSKIVVTSNDKMTSGKSEASGVRVNESSNFKNNGLIEVTGTSDSRYSGYQAKGININNKDASAENKGQIVVNRNGIGVSTKGSFTNSNKIDANNGSIGINIIDSGNAINNENITANNSSYGVQVSANGTFENNGTIVVNNGSIGIVAVKSGENTEIINNGVIEVAGENSTGMQANDGRKVTNNGKINVNAQKFTSGLKATGNKSIAENNGELIIVGDDKNTSNGIIAQNGGSVINKENATVIASGKTTSAMSANGKNSKATNNGIVKIDKGSIGMKLEASSIGYNDGVIEGNGKGVTVKDSLFVNKGEINTSNVGIESLGNSTVYLKNGSIVKGTIKGNENINILAVDGNIVGSGSYSNLDVDKYEGIVVKNGDVDIVDSSIFLEYNKGTKEYLETTKKELEKHNNIKSSDSGNLTLSNSELIIDFKDSLTNPDSTENPIIDVGNDGKLSFAGDTSFVFNSSDGRTEFNINEALGVKNIDTADMNLDTSAIWDYSMDNGNIIAKRQNYSQVINKSQLNDFSNVLNDVRASVSSEFFNGLAQLELVKTSDEFTQGMAQLSGGIHGYTVDMAAINARTLVNTMKNRALNSGYSTIRPINSWTQEVIYLDNNHRLDGLMSGSYLEKGGLGISEKQIDSNAVLGFVYGGSRGDSKFDNGNSGKIIANNFYLGGYYKYDFNDKFSLNSNVNFIYSHNSVTRNLKFGTIDYKFKSTYPTYTLGIGTNAIYNVASTKNSKVSIYAGIDANRIIQGNINENAQSKNAPSFAVRNTPVSEQAYFSLTPSAGIVLQNTGYLLNKKYLVGADLSWETELGNVKDGKRLTLNEKKGQLGTGYTVGTMKRENVISTSVFGQMDLTESLSVNGRYTSAISDEYKADMVSLGMGYKMDSLSDGLISKPLLSMLENRKLSFDRYRGTFAFMIEAEDNSDRSYYNTKGELISGDYATSTLYKPKFTLSLNDTKTNWSYYFEGYYVANDLFKDTKGGERRQDARRIHLEARWTDAYSKGNYGLAFGYRNEGSNKPSLSDKPEPTRVKRGVNQFRLTPSLTYNLGKGFSLNLRSTGVIEHNYTGLRKDQTDYLLENEFALIYKGFMPRWQLKVSYFREDKWYDHSNKKLGWDIKEKDIVLIPSSERYHSAQIRPTVTYYFGNGDNLAVGLRIPIENGAWYNEIGTGVKASETYEMRYSIDYTHVVVPGFNVFGGITILDLKAKSTSGANYGKVTRTYSFRPKLGFSYGF, via the coding sequence ATGAATAAAAGAAAAATGTTAATGCTATTATCTTTAATAGTAGCAGCAAATAGTTATGCAACGTTGTATCCAAATAAAGATAAGCAAACAACTGAAGTTAATCAGAAAATGTTAACAGAAAAGCATTTAACTGATGCTACTGTAATTAGTGTAAAAGATGGGAATATTGTAAAAATTTTAGATGATGTTAAGATTAACAAGGAACATTCTAATTCTAAACAAGTGAAAAAATTTGTAAATATAAATACAAAAGATAAAGGAATAAGTGTAAATGAAGGAGACATAGCTTACCAAAATAAAGGTGGAAAAGAATTAGAAATAGTAAGTATTCAAAGTGGAAACTTTTTAAATAAAGGAAATATAAGTGTTGATGGACAAAAATCTTTTGGAATAAATATGACTGGAAGTGATATTTACACAGAAAATAGTGGAGTTATTAACACAAGTAACGATGCTATAGGAGTAAATATAAAAAATGATAAATCTTCATTTAAGAATAACAAAGAGGGAATTATTAATGTTTCTAATAAAGGAATAGGTATAAATATAAATGGTGGAAAGGTAGAAAATTCTGGAAAAATAATAAGTGATGGAATTAATAGTATTGGAATAAATATAAATAAAGGTGATGTTACAAATAATGGAGAAATTATCTCTAATGATGGTGCAATTGGAGTTAATATAAAAGGAGGAAGTTTTACTAACGCTGGAGTTATTAATGCAAAAGGTATAAATTCTGATGGGGTAAGGATAGAAAAAGGTGAATTTATAACTTCTGAAGATAGTAAAATAGTAGTGACATCTAACGATAAGATGACTTCTGGAAAATCAGAAGCTAGCGGAGTTAGAGTTAATGAGTCTTCAAATTTTAAAAATAATGGTTTAATTGAAGTAACAGGAACATCTGATTCAAGATATTCTGGGTATCAAGCTAAAGGGATTAATATAAATAATAAAGATGCAAGTGCTGAAAATAAAGGACAAATTGTTGTTAATAGAAATGGAATAGGAGTAAGTACAAAAGGAAGTTTTACAAATTCTAACAAGATTGATGCAAATAATGGCAGTATAGGAATAAATATAATTGATTCAGGAAATGCAATAAATAATGAAAATATTACGGCAAATAATTCAAGTTATGGAGTTCAAGTTTCTGCAAATGGAACATTTGAAAACAATGGAACAATAGTAGTTAATAATGGTTCAATTGGAATAGTTGCGGTAAAAAGTGGTGAAAATACAGAAATTATAAATAATGGAGTTATAGAAGTAGCTGGTGAAAATTCAACTGGAATGCAAGCTAATGATGGAAGAAAAGTAACTAATAACGGAAAGATAAATGTTAATGCTCAAAAATTTACATCTGGATTAAAAGCTACAGGAAATAAATCTATTGCAGAAAATAATGGTGAACTAATTATTGTTGGAGATGATAAAAATACTTCAAATGGAATTATAGCACAAAATGGTGGAAGTGTTATAAATAAAGAAAATGCGACAGTTATAGCTAGTGGAAAAACAACTTCTGCAATGTCAGCTAATGGAAAAAATTCAAAAGCTACAAATAACGGAATAGTAAAAATAGATAAAGGTTCAATAGGAATGAAGTTAGAAGCTAGTTCTATAGGTTATAATGATGGAGTAATTGAAGGAAATGGAAAAGGAGTGACAGTAAAAGATTCATTATTTGTAAATAAAGGAGAGATAAATACAAGTAATGTTGGAATAGAATCTTTAGGAAACTCAACTGTTTATTTGAAAAATGGGTCAATAGTAAAAGGAACAATAAAAGGAAATGAAAATATTAATATATTAGCTGTAGATGGTAATATAGTTGGAAGTGGAAGCTATTCAAATTTAGATGTGGATAAATATGAAGGGATAGTTGTTAAAAATGGAGATGTTGATATTGTGGATTCAAGTATCTTTTTAGAATATAATAAAGGTACAAAAGAATACTTAGAAACAACAAAGAAAGAATTAGAAAAACATAATAATATTAAAAGCTCTGATAGCGGAAATTTAACTTTGAGTAATTCAGAGTTAATAATAGATTTTAAAGATTCGCTAACAAATCCTGATAGTACTGAAAACCCAATAATAGATGTGGGTAATGATGGAAAACTATCTTTTGCTGGAGATACGAGTTTTGTTTTTAATTCATCAGATGGAAGAACCGAATTTAATATCAATGAGGCATTAGGTGTAAAAAATATTGATACAGCAGATATGAATCTAGATACTAGTGCTATTTGGGATTATTCTATGGATAATGGAAATATAATAGCTAAAAGACAAAATTATTCACAAGTTATTAATAAATCGCAGCTTAATGATTTTTCAAATGTTTTAAATGATGTTAGAGCAAGTGTATCATCGGAATTTTTTAATGGTTTAGCACAACTAGAACTAGTAAAAACAAGTGATGAATTTACTCAAGGTATGGCTCAATTATCAGGAGGTATACATGGATATACAGTAGATATGGCAGCTATAAATGCAAGAACATTAGTTAATACAATGAAAAATAGAGCGTTAAATAGTGGATATAGTACAATAAGACCTATTAATTCATGGACTCAAGAAGTTATTTATTTAGATAATAATCATAGACTAGATGGCTTGATGTCTGGTAGCTACTTAGAAAAAGGTGGGTTAGGAATAAGTGAAAAGCAAATAGATAGTAATGCTGTATTAGGATTTGTATATGGAGGAAGCAGAGGAGATAGCAAATTTGACAATGGAAACAGTGGAAAAATAATAGCTAATAATTTTTATTTAGGTGGATACTATAAATATGATTTCAATGATAAATTTTCGTTAAATAGTAATGTTAACTTTATCTACAGTCATAATAGTGTAACAAGAAATTTAAAGTTTGGAACAATTGATTATAAATTTAAATCTACATATCCAACTTATACTTTAGGAATTGGAACAAATGCAATTTATAATGTAGCTAGTACAAAAAATAGCAAAGTGTCAATATATGCTGGAATTGATGCTAACAGAATAATACAAGGAAATATTAATGAAAATGCACAAAGTAAGAATGCACCTTCTTTTGCAGTAAGAAATACACCAGTTAGTGAGCAAGCATATTTTTCTTTGACACCAAGTGCTGGAATAGTTTTACAAAACACAGGATATTTACTAAATAAAAAATATTTAGTTGGTGCTGATTTATCTTGGGAAACAGAGTTAGGAAATGTAAAAGATGGAAAGAGATTAACATTAAACGAAAAGAAGGGACAACTAGGAACAGGGTATACAGTAGGTACAATGAAAAGAGAAAATGTAATATCAACCAGTGTATTTGGACAAATGGATCTCACAGAATCACTAAGTGTAAATGGAAGATATACTTCAGCAATATCTGATGAATATAAAGCAGATATGGTATCACTAGGAATGGGATACAAAATGGATTCTTTGTCTGATGGCTTAATTTCAAAACCATTATTAAGTATGCTAGAAAATAGAAAACTTTCATTTGATAGATATAGAGGAACTTTTGCTTTTATGATAGAAGCTGAAGATAATTCAGATAGAAGTTATTATAATACTAAAGGAGAATTAATAAGTGGAGATTATGCAACTTCAACACTTTATAAGCCTAAATTTACATTGAGTTTAAATGATACTAAAACAAATTGGTCATATTATTTTGAAGGATATTACGTTGCAAATGACTTATTCAAAGATACTAAAGGTGGAGAAAGAAGACAAGATGCAAGAAGAATCCATTTAGAAGCAAGATGGACTGATGCATATTCTAAAGGAAATTATGGGCTTGCCTTTGGATATAGAAATGAAGGAAGCAACAAACCATCTTTATCAGATAAACCAGAGCCAACAAGAGTAAAAAGAGGAGTTAATCAATTTAGATTAACACCAAGTTTAACTTATAATCTTGGAAAAGGATTTAGTTTAAACTTAAGATCCACAGGTGTAATAGAACATAACTATACTGGGCTTAGAAAAGATCAAACAGATTACTTGTTAGAAAATGAATTTGCTTTAATTTATAAAGGATTTATGCCGAGATGGCAATTAAAAGTATCATATTTTAGAGAAGATAAATGGTATGATCATAGCAATAAAAAGCTTGGATGGGATATTAAAGAAAAAGATATCGTATTAATTCCAAGTTCAGAAAGATATCATTCAGCTCAAATAAGACCGACTGTTACATATTATTTTGGAAATGGGGATAATTTGGCAGTTGGATTAAGAATACCTATTGAGAATGGTGCTTGGTATAATGAAATTGGAACAGGAGTTAAGGCAAGTGAGACATATGAAATGAGATATTCAATAGATTATACTCACGTTGTAGTACCTGGATTTAATGTATTTGGTGGAATTACAATATTAGATTTAAAAGCAAAGAGTACAAGCGGAGCAAATTATGGAAAAGTAACAAGAACTTATTCGTTTAGACCAAAATTAGGATTTAGTTACGGATTTTAA
- a CDS encoding polysaccharide lyase 8 family protein — translation MKNKILLCCLLVSLATCALGNEVKNNAVVKNTQVTQEQIRDYKIIRDRWKEFLTGIPNDLANTKLTKEELQQIIITNEKGAESSYSRLNLDKNRTYLFKGSENMKNGVHVMKSYEELIKIAKAYTTPGTTFYKNEKIKNQILDSLEWLYNNAYREGLPEYGNWWQWELGIPKNLNDLLTLMYEDVPSDKRIKYLKVSQYFQPYAKYSGVSPSASYSSSPDKRVSTGGNRMDTSIISFLRGVLMEDKTQVLDGVNAVGDVGEYVTSGDGFYLDGSFIQHGNVPYNGTYASVLFNGLGSILWLSSGTEFQLNDKRVDNVFESILNGYSYLMINGGINDSVSGRSISRDNSNDIERGRGLISSFTLLTEGAPSKYKAKFESLLKTIVEDNNYYNIVDKISNQTIKNILVSIMENPNIKTMNINGPKLFGAMDRGVYRNQKNGKVVISMHSSRIANYETMNGENLQGWYTGDGMTYIYGNDSSTFVDYWPTVDMYHLPGVTNSIEFRRNGSGERRMKAFVTPKSFAGGVQTDEQMFMGMDMLSWNQRTAVKKSYFIIDDAVLVIGSNLKSGDGIVHTTIDNRILNNGKIFVNGNLITSDMDIKNPKNLAINFNENYNGENIGYKIIEAPEIVIKKTINKGNWAKIGGKAKQEIEKNYFTTYINHGKNPKNQYFSYVILPMFSPDEVNRYNTSRFEIVKADNDAHIIKDKVSKITAINFWKDEVQKFEGIKSYSTLSLMMKNIDDEKILYVSDPAQIQKQVSTIEVDGKYELVESTDPDIKVTLKGKTTKIEVDLRNNGSTQKIVLKAMK, via the coding sequence ATGAAAAACAAGATTTTACTGTGTTGTTTATTAGTAAGTTTAGCTACTTGTGCATTAGGGAATGAAGTAAAAAATAATGCTGTTGTTAAAAATACACAAGTAACACAAGAACAAATAAGAGATTATAAGATAATAAGAGATAGATGGAAAGAGTTTTTAACAGGGATACCAAATGATTTAGCTAATACTAAGTTAACAAAAGAGGAGTTACAACAAATAATTATAACTAATGAAAAAGGAGCTGAAAGTAGTTACTCCAGATTAAATTTAGATAAAAATAGAACCTATTTATTTAAGGGCAGTGAAAATATGAAAAATGGAGTACATGTAATGAAAAGCTATGAGGAATTAATTAAAATAGCTAAAGCATATACAACTCCAGGAACTACTTTTTATAAAAATGAGAAAATAAAAAACCAAATATTAGACTCTTTAGAGTGGCTATATAACAACGCATATCGTGAAGGATTACCTGAATATGGGAACTGGTGGCAATGGGAATTAGGAATACCAAAAAATTTAAATGATTTACTAACTCTAATGTATGAAGATGTGCCTAGTGATAAAAGAATAAAATATTTAAAAGTTTCTCAATATTTTCAACCGTATGCTAAATATTCTGGAGTAAGTCCATCTGCATCTTATTCTTCATCTCCAGATAAGAGAGTTTCTACAGGTGGAAATAGAATGGACACATCAATAATATCATTTTTAAGAGGAGTTTTAATGGAAGATAAAACTCAAGTTTTAGATGGTGTTAATGCAGTTGGAGATGTTGGTGAATATGTTACTTCAGGAGATGGATTTTATCTTGATGGCTCATTTATTCAACATGGTAATGTTCCATATAATGGGACATATGCTTCTGTGTTATTTAATGGATTGGGATCTATTTTATGGCTATCTAGTGGAACAGAGTTTCAACTAAATGACAAAAGAGTAGACAACGTATTTGAATCAATTTTAAATGGATACAGTTATTTAATGATTAATGGTGGTATTAATGATTCTGTTAGTGGACGTTCTATATCAAGAGATAATTCAAATGATATAGAAAGAGGAAGAGGGTTGATTTCTTCGTTTACGTTGCTTACAGAGGGAGCACCAAGCAAATATAAAGCAAAATTTGAAAGTTTATTAAAGACAATTGTAGAGGATAATAATTACTATAATATAGTGGATAAAATTTCAAATCAAACAATCAAGAATATTTTAGTTAGTATAATGGAAAATCCAAATATAAAAACAATGAATATAAATGGACCAAAACTGTTTGGAGCTATGGATAGAGGAGTATATAGAAATCAAAAAAATGGGAAGGTAGTAATTTCTATGCATTCATCGAGAATAGCAAATTATGAAACGATGAATGGAGAAAATTTACAAGGTTGGTATACTGGAGATGGAATGACATATATTTATGGAAATGATTCATCAACATTTGTAGACTATTGGCCAACTGTTGATATGTATCATTTGCCAGGTGTTACAAATAGTATAGAGTTTAGAAGAAATGGTTCTGGCGAGAGAAGAATGAAAGCATTTGTAACTCCTAAATCATTTGCAGGTGGAGTTCAAACAGATGAGCAAATGTTTATGGGAATGGATATGCTTTCTTGGAATCAAAGAACAGCTGTAAAAAAATCATATTTTATAATTGATGATGCAGTTTTAGTAATAGGATCTAATTTGAAAAGTGGAGATGGAATAGTACATACTACAATTGATAATAGAATATTAAATAATGGTAAGATATTTGTCAATGGAAATTTAATTACAAGTGATATGGATATAAAAAATCCTAAAAATTTAGCTATAAACTTTAATGAAAACTATAATGGAGAAAATATTGGTTATAAGATTATAGAAGCGCCAGAAATAGTTATAAAGAAAACCATAAATAAAGGAAATTGGGCAAAAATAGGTGGAAAAGCTAAACAAGAGATAGAAAAAAATTATTTTACAACCTATATAAATCACGGAAAAAATCCTAAAAATCAATATTTTAGTTATGTAATATTACCAATGTTTTCACCAGATGAAGTTAATAGATATAATACTTCACGATTTGAAATAGTAAAAGCAGATAACGATGCACATATTATAAAAGATAAAGTATCTAAAATAACTGCCATTAATTTCTGGAAAGATGAAGTGCAAAAATTTGAAGGGATAAAATCATATTCAACTTTATCACTAATGATGAAGAATATTGATGATGAAAAAATCCTATATGTAAGTGATCCTGCACAAATTCAAAAACAAGTATCTACAATAGAAGTTGATGGTAAATATGAATTAGTTGAAAGTACTGATCCAGATATTAAAGTAACATTAAAAGGAAAAACAACAAAGATAGAAGTAGATTTAAGAAATAATGGTTCGACTCAAAAAATTGTATTAAAAGCAATGAAATAA
- a CDS encoding sulfatase family protein, which translates to MRKPNLLFVFADQWRRDAVGFMEKDEVITPNIDTFAKDALSFDNAVSACPLCSPNRATMFTGKYPISHGVWTNCKNGVNEVYLKENEITLMDVLKDNGYKVGYIGKWHLDLPETNLTENPVSGAKDWDAYTPPGKRRHGVDYWYSYGAYDHHLKPHYWHDDEKMINIDQWSVEHETDKALEFIDSNKENSFALILSWNPPHTPLDLVPDGYVEMYRGKKFKVNENVLLTDITDHTGSVNPRLNFTDEEYQEIMRKYFAAVTGVDDNFGRLIAKLKEDNLYDDTIIVLTADHGELLCAHRLWSKHVWYEESVGVPFIIKYGDRFIKGRTDNVLNGVDIMPTVLSLMGLPIPNTVEGKDLKEVILNGNKEENYAIMSAYPGQVRAIKSFEEIGETNLDYGWRAIRDEKYTYVINRGYSPEHGVERFLYDNINDPYQQNPIVIKNVEDNKIALDFETKLKEWAKKYNDGFKF; encoded by the coding sequence ATGAGAAAACCCAATTTACTTTTCGTATTTGCAGATCAATGGAGAAGAGATGCAGTAGGCTTTATGGAAAAAGATGAAGTGATTACTCCTAATATAGATACATTTGCAAAAGATGCATTAAGTTTTGATAATGCAGTGAGTGCTTGTCCGCTTTGTTCTCCTAACAGAGCAACTATGTTTACTGGAAAATATCCAATAAGTCATGGTGTATGGACAAATTGCAAAAATGGAGTTAATGAAGTTTATTTAAAAGAAAATGAAATAACTCTTATGGACGTACTAAAAGATAATGGATATAAAGTTGGTTATATAGGGAAATGGCATTTGGATTTACCAGAAACGAATTTAACAGAAAATCCAGTTTCAGGAGCAAAAGATTGGGATGCCTATACTCCACCTGGAAAACGTAGACATGGAGTAGATTATTGGTATTCTTATGGAGCTTATGACCATCATTTAAAACCACATTATTGGCATGATGATGAAAAAATGATTAATATTGATCAATGGTCAGTAGAACATGAAACAGATAAGGCTTTAGAGTTTATTGATAGCAATAAAGAAAATTCTTTTGCTTTGATATTATCATGGAATCCACCGCATACCCCTTTAGATTTAGTGCCAGATGGATATGTTGAAATGTATAGAGGTAAAAAGTTTAAAGTTAATGAAAATGTACTTCTAACAGATATAACAGATCATACAGGTAGTGTAAATCCAAGACTTAATTTTACAGATGAAGAATATCAAGAGATAATGAGAAAATATTTTGCAGCTGTTACAGGTGTAGATGATAATTTTGGAAGATTAATTGCAAAATTAAAAGAAGATAATCTGTATGATGATACAATTATTGTTTTAACAGCTGATCATGGCGAACTTCTATGTGCTCATAGATTATGGAGTAAACATGTATGGTATGAAGAATCAGTTGGAGTTCCATTTATAATAAAATATGGCGATAGATTTATAAAAGGAAGAACAGACAATGTATTAAATGGTGTTGATATAATGCCTACAGTATTAAGTCTAATGGGATTACCGATTCCAAATACAGTTGAAGGAAAAGATTTAAAAGAAGTAATTTTAAATGGAAATAAAGAAGAAAATTATGCAATAATGTCAGCTTATCCAGGACAAGTAAGAGCTATAAAAAGTTTTGAAGAAATTGGAGAAACTAATCTTGACTATGGTTGGAGAGCAATAAGAGATGAAAAGTATACGTATGTAATTAATAGAGGGTATAGCCCTGAACATGGAGTTGAAAGATTTTTATATGACAATATAAATGATCCTTATCAACAAAATCCAATTGTAATAAAAAATGTAGAAGATAATAAAATAGCTCTAGATTTTGAAACTAAATTAAAAGAATGGGCGAAAAAATACAACGATGGTTTTAAATTTTAA